TGCGGTATGTTTCAATAGTCCGTTCATAAAAACTCGTTCCGGAACTTCATTATCAGGAAGTTGCTCATAGGCTTGCATAGGCCTTAATACCTTATTAAATGTATTTATTTGATCATTGGTGTTTATTTGGCTTTGAAAGTTATCTTTTTGCAGACTATCTTTGAAAGCTGCGCTTATCTGCTTATTGTTATCAGGTTTATCTAATTCTGCTTTTTTCTGCTCATAGTAAGCATCATTCGTTGTTCTATTGAGGACATCGTTGTCGATAGCATCATAATCCATAAAGCCATCGTCTTTCGCTACTGTACCAATTTTTTTCGCTTTTTTATAGCCACTACTTATAGACTGAAAATCATTATTATGCGACTGCTGAGCGTCACCGTCTTGACTTATAGCGCTTTCATTATGATTATTATAGTTATTTATGGAGACATAACTATCCATAGAAGTACAGTTAGAGCTCGGATAATAAATATCCGATCTAATAGGCGTTTTGGACTGAGAACCGACTGCCTGCACGTCAAATAGAACTGACTGAGGGTTTTTGGTTTTCATAATAATACCATTAAAGTAATAAATGATTGATTATTGGAGTGCGTAAATAGACCGGCTCTGCTGGATGGTAATATTAATAGATTTCCATCGTCAATTAATCTACCGGACCATCAAACACTTTATTAATTTATAAAATATATTAACGCCCCTAGTACCTATAAAAAAGAGGAGCCGTGTGTATAAAAGCAACGGTTTGTAAATAGATATACTATTAACGGCAGTTCTAGACACATACCTATAGACACAGTTACTAACTGGCAAAATACTATAAAATCAATAGTTTATAACCACCACTAAAGCTCTCCGAAGCCTATTTACTGCTGGTGTTGTAGCCAAGCCAAAATAGATTTATTGGCTGCTGGAAGTGGATAATGTTCTGCGACTAAATCAAGCTTATCGACCCAAACCAAAGCTTGTCCTTCTAATCCGTAATGCCGATCACGATTTTGCTCATATTGCCCAGCATTCAGTGCTATCTGATAGACCTGCAAGCATACTTTCTTATCACCATAATCATGATTGAGCTCACCTAACTTTACAGTTCTATTTTGACCGATATCAATACCTGTCTCTTCTTTAACTTCCCTTACTAACGCCTCTAGTCCTGACTCCTTAGCGTCAATCTTACCTCCAATAAACTCGTAAAGATCACCTTGATGCTGAGTGTTATCACGATAACCTAATAAATACTGATTTTGATAGTGGATTACTCCTACAGCCACCTTAATTAGTGTTGAGTTTTCATTTTGTGTTTGACGAATAGTTTCATAACTTAAGGATGGTAAAGGTTTATGCATTTCTTATCTCAAATTTTAAATAGTTGAAAGTGTTTTCTACCTATTATGCCCCTACAAGGGTTACATAGGTTTACATAATGACTATGATTTATTTTATCAATATGCTTGCAATAACTACAAATGTAAATGATAATTATTATCGTTAACAATACTTAATTAACGATGTATAGTGCTTTTTTTTAGCACTGCTCGTTATTCTCATTGGTATTTAGCCATCACTTCAGAAGGAATTTATTATGATCATCTCTCGTTATTTAAACTACCGAGACAATCGCCTACCTACTTTACAGTCTCAGCACTTATTTGCCCTCACTAAAGAGGTACGTATCGAACATGAAGGCGAAGAATATCGTCTACGCTTAACTCGCAATAATCGCTTGATTTTAACTAAATAGCTCATTGACTACCTAACCAGCAGTTTTACTATTAGCAGTTAATATCGCATAAAAAACGCCTTTATCTAAAAGGCGTTTTTTATAGCAGTGAACTTAGAACTGCCAACTGTAGACCACGTCGGCGGCATTCTCGGCAGCAGATGTCGCTTCAATATAGAGCCGGCGAGTTAGCTGATAACGAATAGATAAACTATCCTCGGCATTAAATACGCCTACTCCGTAACGAATATATAGGTCAGGCGTAATATATCCGGTCACGTTAACGTTAGTATCTTCGCTATTACCAGAAGCGTCCACGGTTAGGCTTTGCAAGCCAAAAGCTTCTCCAATTTGATTGGTCAAGCTACGAGTACCGCTCAAACCAAAGTTAAGTCCAGCGGCCGCTAAGTTGTTAGTAACCTGGGATTTAAAACCTTGCTCACTCACCTGGGTCGCACTGCCATTATTAAGACGGCCAGTAACTAGCGCATTCATAGCTTGCTGCTGAGTCAGTCCTGCATTATTGAATACTACAATGTTCGGATTCTCAGTATCGCCCGTCACTCGTAAACCGACTGTTTTACCATCAATAGTTTTGACCGCTTCGATACTTAGATCGGGCTTCATAACGTCACCATTGAAACGTATCTGACCGTAATTTAACTCCAGACTCTGTCCAAACGCATCGATATTAGTACGACGTGCTACTTGAATCACTCCTTTGGCACGCATTACCCCTTGACCATTTTGATTAATATTTAGAGCCCCTGCTAAAGGAATTACTGCGCCAAAGCCGCGGAAATTGATATCATTACCTAAGTCGATACCAATATCCGCATTGATAGACCAAGGTCTTGATATGGCTAGTACTTCGTCAATATTCCCAATCAAACGTCTATCAATCACTACCGCATCTTGAGTTTGAGTAATAACGTCTTCACTAGCTTCTGGCGGACGAATGGTGGCTGTTGGCACACTAATGGCCCCTTCAATATTGACATAACGGTCATTTGGTCGCACGATAATATCAATATCAGGATTAATGGTGGCAGTCAATAATGGTGGCTGCGTTAATACCAAACGCTCGCCCACAATACTAAACTTGGCTTGTAAGTCTTGCTGCCAATTGACGCTACCGGTCAAGTCAGCTGTGCCAGTTCCACTATTAAAAGTGCCGTCAATAGTCGCTTGAGTACCGCGAATTTTGGCATCAACATTAATATTGGTGAAGTTAACCGGTAAATCTAATATGGCCACCCTGCCGTTAACAAGCTCCACGTCACCATAAAACTGCGGCTTGGTTAAAGTACCCCCCAGACCACCTGCCATAGTAATATTGCCCTCAAGGGCCCGCATACCTGGGAAAAAAGGTTTAAAGATAGCTAAGTTCAGCTCATTAAGTACTAGCGCCCCCGATATCGGTTTGGGGGTCTTGTAGGGATCAACAACGACTTCAGCATAACCGCGGGCATCTCGGCCGGTATCAATATCTGTACGCAACTTAAGGCCTTCGGGGACTGACATCGCAATCAGTGATACCCGCTTGTAAGGTAGGCTTACTGGTGCAGTATCACCATCCTGTATCAGCCCAATTTTGCCATTGTCCGAATACAAAGTCGTATTGATAGTAGGCGGTTTGCCGCGCTGCCAGCCTATGATTGCTTTACCATTGATCTTGGCTTGCCAATCAATATCATTGGGCAAAAATACTGAAAGTAGTGAGGTGTCTACTGCTTGTAGGGCTAAATTGACTTGCCCAGAAGCAGCTGAAGCAATTAGATTTTCACGCAGACATAGCTTGCCTGTCTGGTCAGCCGCTTGCCAACAATGAGCGGCTAGCTGAACTTTTAAATCACTACTATTAGCGTTCTGCGTTTGCGGCAGATCAACAATGAGCTGCGCAGGCTGTAACTGATTTAAGGTAGCATATTGAGATTTAACCCGACCTTTTCCGATAGAGCCTGACCAACTAAGCTGATCTCGATTAAAGCCCCCTTTGAGCCTTGCTGAGATATCAAGCTGTTCATTGGCTACCGCAATATTCAACACATGAGCTTGCTCAGTACCATTAAATGAAGCATTAACACGCTCAAAGCTCTGTCCTGCTGCATCTAACCCTTCAGCACTGATGATTAGCTGGCTGGGGCTATTAGCTAAATTGACCACCTTACCGCGTATTCGCCCTTGACGTAAAATGAATCCAAGTAATGCAATGCGTTCACCGACCAAATCGATATAAATAGTTGGCAATGACTGCCCTGCTGGCTGCGATAAGGTGGCACCGCCTGTCACTTTACCCGCTAGATTATCTGAAAGTTGATCGAGACTGGTAATATTCACTTTTGCTTGTAGCTGTTTAGCATTGCCATTAGCAGTTAAATAGTTATCACCCCAGCGTATGACTAGATTATTAGCATTTAGGCTTTCGATAAGTGCATTAACCTGCTGATATTGCGCTTCAGCGTCTTGGGACTGCAAACGTTTAAAATAGCTAGCCAAATCTTTAGGTAGATTTAGTTTAGCAGTCAAACTGCCTTTGGCACTCAAAGGCTGACCTTTTAAATCGCCCTTTAGATTGATTTGTTTCAAATTGATAATTTGCTGGGTCTCAGTCCAGCGTCCATCAGTATCGATAGTACCAGTAATAACACTTGGCGTATCTTTGATAAAGTACCCTAAATTAAAGCGATCCATAACGGCGCTAATATCCCATGCAATACCTCGGCGTACATCAACGGTACCTTTAGCATCGATGCTGCCCGCAGCCCCTACATGACGAAAGCGCTGCACTCGAATCAATTGTGCATCACCACTAGCATCAATAGTAAGCCTACCCGCAGGCAGCTGCTCAGCATCAAGAACACCATCAAAATTAACCGCAAAGCGCTGCAGGATGCCACTAGCATTAGGACTATTCTTGGGAGCTGGTTGCCATTGACCACTAGTGTTTAAATCACCAGTAATAATGGCGGGGTTGTCGGGTAAGAAATAACCCAGATCAAACTTATCAAAGCGACCAGTGACCGTCCAACCTATGTCTTTACGTAGGTCAATCACCCCTTTAACATCGACAGCGCCGGCTTCGCCTGCATAGTTCAATTGGCGTACATTGATCAGTTTTGGGGTGCCAGCGGCATTAATCGACAATCGGCCGTCCGGCACATCTTTGGTATCGACTCGGCCATTAAAACGGGCATCAAATACCGATAACTCGCCTCCAATCATATCGACGCTCGCATCACCACTACCGGTAATGCCGATAGCACGATCCGCTTGCGTGGCATCAAGCTGAGCTTGCAAGTCCGTATTATTGATTGTAATAATATGACGCTGACCTTTTATACCATTTTTGCTGATATTAAGTAGACGGCCGCGCCCACTAATCTGCCCAGTCAAACGCTCAAGCGGCAGATCACTACGATATTGTTTGGGCAATAGACCATTGGTACGCGCATCTATTTGCCACGTAAGTGGGCGCTGCTTAGTAGCCAGCTGTATTTGACCACTGCCTATTAAATCGCCCACTACCCCTTTGTAATTCAAACGATTGATATTAATAAGATTATTGACTTTACGTAAGCGCACATCGTAATTACCCTTTGGTGCTGCATTGAGCTCGTTGATCAGCGCATTGGCATCAACGGACAGACGTGAACCACGTACAATCACATCAGCTTGCCCGCGAGGGCTATCGATATTACCGATATTGGGCACATTGCGACGAGTCAGATTCTGCCATTTAGCATCAATATACCAAGGTGCCGCTTGGCTTGATTTTGGAGAGGTCTTGCCGCGCATGATATTAGCGTTTACATGCTCGCCATCACGTTGACGCAAATCAGCATCCATTTGCAAATTGCCGGCGCTATTTTTTTGCTGATAATGAAATGAGAGTCGGCCATTAAGCTTCTCCGGCGCATAAGCCTTGTAATCATCGTATTGATTAGGAATAGCACGGCGGATATCAAAATTAGTCCCTACGGCTCGCACCTTTGCATCAAAACTGTCTTGCCAATCGAGGATACCTTGCAGTAGCAGGTCGCCTGCAGGGACGTTAGCCTCTAAGCGATCAATACGTAGCTGACTGTTGGCAATAATCCCGCGCCCTTGATAATGTCCTGAAGGAATATCTTTGGCAGTAAGCTCGGCATTAATACGTAGACGAATCTCAGATATCACCCCAGTAGCAGTAGCTATACCGTCTTTTAGATGAATGTTTTGGGCATCGGCATACGGAATGAGCACATCGTCCCACTCAAGCTTGGCTCTGAACGGCGCATTATCATCCAGTCCTTGTACGACAAACTCGCCACGCACATCACCTTCGTTATAACGGCTACTTACTTTGCCTACAGTACGTTTGAGGCTACCGGTTGCGTTAACATCAAGCGGATCTATATAAGCCTTTTCTAAAGCGCTGACTTCAACAATAGCTGAAGCGTCTAATGGATAGTCACCTTGTAAATCAATTTCTCCTTTGAGCGCACTCACCTTTACGATATCGGCATAACGCAAACTGCCCCGGCCAACCGTTACTAAGCTGCCTACCCAAGTCAAATCACGAGCAGCAATATTATGAATGATGACAGGCTCTTTGGTTACCTGCTTATAAACGATGGTTTTTATTTTTGCTTGATCAAAACGTAGATTAATAGGTAGTTTGAGGGTTCTGTAATCAAACGGCTCACCTGTAGGTGGTTTTTTATTGATAATTTCAATGCGCTGGATATCAGCATCACGTAAGTGTACTTCTTTAGAGAATATGGCCCGCCAGCCTATTTTGACATAAGCCTTATCAACCAGTATTTCAAGATCTTGGTTGGCTTCTATATCAATATCAGTGACCCAGATTCCATCACGTAAATTACCGTCACCATACTTAAACTCGATCCCGGTCTCCGCACTTATCTTTTCTAATAAGAACTTGGTGCCTGATTCTGTACCGGCCATATAAAAGAATATCGCAAACATAATCAGTAATACGACAACCACGAATATCAGTAGCTTGAATAAAAAAGACAGCGGATACCAGCGGCGTACCCGCTGGGCATCTCTTTGTGCTGGATCTTCATCCGATGGATCTTGAGGAGGCGGGGTATTATTAGTCAACATGACACTCAATTACATTTAGAAAAGACAAGCACCAAAAAGCAAAGTGCAGTTTATTTATAACGGCGAACCAATAAAGAAGTGCAGTCTAACCGGAATACTGTCCTCTGTCACGCCAGCAGCAACATCGACGCGTACCACGCCCACAGGCGAAGCCCAGCGAATACCCACTCCCACACCAACCTTAGTTTCGGTATCAAAGTTTTTATCATAAGCATTACCGACGTCAGTAAATAGCGCCCCACGAAAACCCGGACGGAACTCATAGTTATACTCGGCACTACCTACTGCCAGCACTTGTCCGCCCGTTAGATAGCCCTTTTCTAAGGGAGAGAGACTTTCATAATCATAGCCGCGGATACTTTGGTCACCACCTGCAAAAAAGCGCAGTTTATAAGGGACTTCATAGAAATCATCGGCCCAAATATAACCTGTATTAAAGCGCCCAAGAACCTGATGTTTATTATCTTCACCAAAGCTATAGATACCACTGATCCCAGCATGAATGATAGCCATATCAGTATCACTAAGCACTTGCTCTGAGCCCACTTCGACCCCGTAATACTGACGCATACCGCGAGTGGGATTAATAGCATTATCAGTATCGGTCTTACTTACACCATAACCGAAGAGTAGCGCTTTTTGTTGAGGCTTTCCTGAAGTAAACTCTACTGGTAAGTCCTCTAAAGCCGCTTCATCGACGCCTGTTTCAAGCTCATCTACGCGGGCGCGCACGAAGTAGCTACGATCCCAGCCGCTTTCTTTACGAATATTACGAGCCAGCGCCGCTTTTAAAGTTTTAGTCGATAAATCAAAGTTACCTTCACCTTGATCAATCACCTCTTCCTCATAAGTCAAACGGGTCTCTAATTTATCATTAAGGGGATGCTTCCATGGTCTACTACCATAAACCGTCGCATTTTTTCTAATTCTTGATAACTCTACCTCAGCACCGGCTTGATAACCTTTTTTGTTGATCAAGTTATAATCAATTCGACCAGTGACACGGATATCAGTGTCGGTGCCATAACCGATACCAACCTGAGCATCGCGGGGCTTGTCGGCGCCAATATAAACGTATAACGGTACTTTTTTGCTCTCTTGAACCTGTTCAGGGGTTTTGCGGCCTGCCAGTGTGGGTGGCACAAAGTCCTCATCAGCAGTGATAGGCTCGTCGTCAGGGAATATCTTTTTGGCAACATTACTAATGGAGTTACTAATCTTACCTAAAATACTGTCAACTTCTTCAGTCTGCTCATCGAGTACCCGATTGTTTGGTAAACGGCTTAAACGTTCCGCTTTCTGTTTAATAGCCGCTAGTTTTTCGCTGGTCTCTTCATCAACTGTAAATTCAATCGGTGCTACATCCTCTGCATCAGTATTATCTACAGTGACATTATTTTCATCCGGTTCACTATCTGGCTCATTACTCTGGTTATTATTATCAGCAGTGATAGACTCTGCCTGTTGAGACTCACCGATTGGCCTATTATCTTGCGCACCATTCTCATTAACATCGTCATCTATAGTACTGCCATCTTCAGCGGTAGGCGGGGCATTATCAAACGCTAAAGTTCCTCTTTCATTGCTCTCATCGGGCGGCAAAACCGCCTCAACGTTGACTATATTAAAATAGCGCGTTGCTGATAGACTATTACTAAACTTGGTAATAGCAGGCCGATAAAAAGGATCGCCAGCATCAAAATCAAACAGTTGTTTTAATAAAGACATCTCGACTGGCAGCTTTTCAGGATCTCGGGTAAGCGTGCCTGTATCCTCGTCATAAGTAAAGAAGACCACGTCATCAAAGTCGTAACGCTCTCCAGTCTCGTAAACTAAGGAGATATCAGCGGTATTGTCCGGTAAAATAATATCGACTGATTTATCTAACCAATACTGATCAAAGTAACCATAGGTGTTACTTAAGGCTTCTAATGCCGCCTTGCTATTCTTATAGACTCGATGATTAAAAATCTCATCCTCTTTGGGTGGTAGACTGGCTTCAAGCTCTTGGAATTCAGCTTGTTCACTACCTTCGCCGCGGACATTCACAAATCGGCTCTCAACTCGTACAGGCTCACCGAGCTTCTCAATAATGACATCAATAGAGTCAGCATTAGGCTGACGCAGACGTAGCGTCACATCATAATAACCAACGGCGCGGGCTGCATCTAATGCCGTTTGGCGCAGACGTGGTAGCGCTGCAGTAAAATCAACCACCGACTCAACGCTAATATCATCGAGCGCCGCTTTTATATTATTAATCGGTTGAATGTCTTTATCAGCTTTAACGAGTTGCGGTCTTAGACTAGGGTCAATACTAGCCGCATTACCGCTACCCTGTTGGAGATAAACTGTGGTATCAATACGTGGTAGCGCGGCCTCACCCCCATTAAAAAACCTATTATATAAACGCTTAAAAATACCACCGTTATTACGAGCCTTAGGCTTATCAGTAGAGGCCTGCGCCATACCACTAGCAAGCGCTTGGGTTTCAGTTGAGGCCTCATAGTCCGGTAAATAATCATCTGGATTTAAATCGTTGGCCTGCGCACTACTTTTGTCTATCTCACTCTCAGTTGGCGCTCTACCAGCACTAACCTGTGCTCTGATTTCGTCCGCATTGTCATCCCTACCAGTTACAGTATCACGCTCCTGCTGGGCTAGAACTTGCGAGGGATCTTGTTGGCTACTACTCACTCCACTACTGACAGCATCACTCACCTGAATCGGCCGCGATGTAGGTTCATCTTCAACAACGTTGGTGTTCGTTTGAGCGTTTTCACTTTGATTACGTCCTAACGTATCAAGGTTAGTCGGCGCTGGTAAATTCGCCGCATCTAGACTAGTGTCTAACCCAATAGGAGCCTGTTGACTATCCAAAGTGGCAATCGGGTTGTCAAAATCAGCTGAATCGCCTTCTAGACTTTCTTCATTATTAAAAATAGCAAGCTCACGTTCAATCTGTTCAGGCGTCATCATCTGATACCCTTGCTGCTGCAAAGTTAATGCTTGCTGCAAAGAATCATCAGGCAAACGATTACTATCTACATCACTGCTACTAGAAGTATAGTTAGACTCTTCGAATTTATCGTTATACGTATCGGCATTTTTTGCAGGCTCTTGATTAGATTTATCTGCATCTTTTTGGTTGTAGCTTTCCCACACTGATGGGTCAATCAATCCTTGTTCAATCGCTTTTTTGAAACGCAGCGCCTCTAACGCTGCCTCCATTTGCTGGTCAGATTGATTATCATTATTAGTGTTATTGGCAATCTGGCGTTGAGATAAGTTACTAGACGCACTTTCAGCAGCTAAAGTGGGCGTGATACCCAGTCCAAATAAGGTACTGGCTATAGCAGTACAAAGTGCAGAACGTGCAAAATAGGTACGAGCATGAGACGATGAGTATGAAGCAGCTACAGGCAGCTTATTTGTAGGGCAATCTCGCCATTCTCGATGAGGCAACTGACAACCTTTGTTTGGTTGTGACTGACACGCTACAGCAGGCGATTGCTGTGATGAATTTGATGTCTGGTAGCTCATGGTCATTTATACTTTATCCCCTCACACGGTAGCAACATGCTTATTACTGCTCGAGTTATCTTTGCCATCACTTTAATTTACCGGTGAATATACTGGTTAATACTCGACTGATATTTATGCTGATTAGTCGTAAAATTTACAAATCATAACTGAGTTAATTATAGATTCATAGCATTTGGCGCATGTATTTGTGACACAGCCTTGCTATTATACGGCCTAACAATCATCAATACTATCGAAAAACCCTCTTATATTTAGATAAGTTTTTGATAGTATTGATGATTATCAGATCAAGAGTATGATATAAAGCTTTATGGCTTATCAACGGTTACCGATCTCTGTCAACTTCAAACGTAGCCCGCCGCTTGTAGGAGCTCACATGGCAAACCAGTTTCAATTATTTAAGCGTCGACGCTTTAGCGCTATGTTTTTTACCCAGTTTTTGGGTGCGTTCAATGACAATATTTTTAAGCAAGCGCTTATATTGGTTTTGACTTATACCGCTGCCAGCCAAATAGGTATCGAGGTTAGCATCCTAAACAACTTGGCTGCTATGCTATTCATTTTGCCCTATTTTTTATTTTCAGCTTTAGCAGGACAAATTGCCGACAAGTTCGAAAAATCCCAATTGACACGCTTTATTAAACTGCTAGAGCTGGTGATTATGATCATTGCGGCAGTAGGCTTTGTGTTTGAATGGTATACCTTGCTATTTGTCGCTTTGTTTTTGATGGGAACCCACTCTACCTTTTTTGGGCCTATTAAATACGCTTATCTACCTCAGGCTATGAGAGAGGATGAGCTGGTAGGAGCTAATGGTCTATTTCAAATGGGTACTTCGCTAGCCATTTTACTGGGAATGATCATCGCAGGGGTGTTGACCCAATTGCCGCAGTCGCTATATTGGATCAGTGCTTCGGTACTAATTGTCGCTATCTTGGGATATTTGTCGGCACGATTTATACCCAATATGCCCGCCATGCAGCCTAACCTAAATATTAATTGGAATATTTTTACTACTAGCATGGCCACGGTACGCTATTTGTACTCCTTACCTTTTTTATTTTTTATCGTGCTAGGTAATAGCTGGTTTTGGTTTTATGGGGCAACGTTTTTAACCCAAACCCCAGAGTTTAGTAAAGTCATTTTACAAGGTGATGAATCAGTGGTTATTTTCCTACTGACTTTGTTCTCAGTCGGGGTGTCGATCGGCTCTTTATTATGCAAAAGCTTGACCAAAAATCAGGTGAGTTTACGCCTATTACCCTTTGGTATTGCAGGTCTGAGTATCTTTGCCATTGACTTATACTTTTCGCTCTCAGGGTTAAACATCAATCTTGATACTGATACCTTGATGGGTATCGGTGAGCTATTTAGCATTCGTGGTAGCTGGCGGGTGTTTTTTGATTTGTTCTTTTTAGGGTTTAGCGGTGGCCTGTATATCGTACCGTTATATGCGTCTATGCAAGCTTATGCGCCTAAAAGTCATCGCGCACGTATTGTTGGCGCTAACAATATTTTCAATGCTATATTTATGGTCACCTCAGCCATCTTCGCTATCTTAATGCTGAACGCCTTAAAGTTAAGCTTACCGCAATTGTTTTTGGTTACCGGTGTGCTCAATATTTTATTTGGGTTATTTTTATATCTAAAGCTCAATAAACATATCAAACAAGCCGTCATTCAAACTCGTGATGAGCCTATTAATTAAAATAAAGAGTCTAAAAATAAAAGTACTGACCGACCCCTTATAGTAATAAATTGCCTTATAGCATACAATCGATGAGGTATAAGTAAATCGTAGTATTAATCCCCCTGCATTAGATAACATTTGCGTTAAATGACATTGTTCTAGGAGTTAATTATGGCACTACAACCCTTATCCAAGATTGACCATTTACTACTCGGTGTCGATAAAGCACTGCGAGCGGTGGTTCCTCACTCAAATCCCAGCACTCGCCCCTTACCGGTCAGCGATGATAAGATTCCTGAATTGAGTATCACTGAATCTCGCCATGTTGCAGGGCTGATGCGTATTAATCATACTGGCGAGGTTTGCGCTCAGGGTCTCTATCACGGCCAAGCCCTTACTGCAAAAAATGACGATGTAAGACAAGCCATGCAGCAATCTGCAGAAGAAGAAGTGGATCATCTGGTTTGGTGTGAGACTCGCCTTGATGAGCTGGGCAGCCATCCTAGTATCTTTACCCCACTGTGGTATGGCATGTCTTTTGCTCTAGGCGCAGTAGCAGGCGCAATCTCTAACGAGTTTAGTTTGGGATTCGTCGCCGAAACAGAAGCGCAAGTCAGTGAGCATCTACAAGACCATATCGGTCAATTGCCAGCACAAGATAAACGCTCCAAAGAAATACTGGCACAAATGGATATTGAAGAGCTGCACCATCGTAAGTTGGCGTTAGAAAACGGAGGCGCAGCACTCTCGCCATTAGTACGTCATACCATGCGCTGGATGGCCAATCGCATGAAAGCTACCGCTTACCATTTATAATTAAAAACATAAGTAGTCGGTATTAGAGTAGGTTTAACATTTGACTAAATGATAGCTAAGCGTAGTACTTTTAACAATCCAACTATTGAGCACTCTTATATTAGTTTGCTACGGTATAGCTACTTTTGGGATTGGTTTTGTGCTTAGCGGTTACGTTACTGCTATCTTTTTACAGCCTACAACCCGCTTCTTTTATTTATAAAAAATATTCGCTATAGACAGATATAAGGTGCTTTATTTTATGAACCACTCAATCAGTTATAAATTTGCCGCTTTAGCAGCAGCAAGTACTATGATGCTAGCCACTTCGGCTATAGCAGCAACGGATACTACGGCTAGCCCTGATACCACTACCGCTAGTGCGCCAAGTGCTATTGATTCAAGCCAGCGTGTCATTCGCCGAGCTCAGCCAAGAACTGGTGCCAGTGCTGATACAGCCAATACCGACACCACTCGTGCAAGTACTGCTACGGCACAGTCCACGCCAGCCAATGTTAGACCGGCGGTATCCTCTGCAGCAGTTAATACC
This sequence is a window from Psychrobacter jeotgali. Protein-coding genes within it:
- a CDS encoding autotransporter assembly complex protein TamA, whose product is MSYQTSNSSQQSPAVACQSQPNKGCQLPHREWRDCPTNKLPVAASYSSSHARTYFARSALCTAIASTLFGLGITPTLAAESASSNLSQRQIANNTNNDNQSDQQMEAALEALRFKKAIEQGLIDPSVWESYNQKDADKSNQEPAKNADTYNDKFEESNYTSSSSDVDSNRLPDDSLQQALTLQQQGYQMMTPEQIERELAIFNNEESLEGDSADFDNPIATLDSQQAPIGLDTSLDAANLPAPTNLDTLGRNQSENAQTNTNVVEDEPTSRPIQVSDAVSSGVSSSQQDPSQVLAQQERDTVTGRDDNADEIRAQVSAGRAPTESEIDKSSAQANDLNPDDYLPDYEASTETQALASGMAQASTDKPKARNNGGIFKRLYNRFFNGGEAALPRIDTTVYLQQGSGNAASIDPSLRPQLVKADKDIQPINNIKAALDDISVESVVDFTAALPRLRQTALDAARAVGYYDVTLRLRQPNADSIDVIIEKLGEPVRVESRFVNVRGEGSEQAEFQELEASLPPKEDEIFNHRVYKNSKAALEALSNTYGYFDQYWLDKSVDIILPDNTADISLVYETGERYDFDDVVFFTYDEDTGTLTRDPEKLPVEMSLLKQLFDFDAGDPFYRPAITKFSNSLSATRYFNIVNVEAVLPPDESNERGTLAFDNAPPTAEDGSTIDDDVNENGAQDNRPIGESQQAESITADNNNQSNEPDSEPDENNVTVDNTDAEDVAPIEFTVDEETSEKLAAIKQKAERLSRLPNNRVLDEQTEEVDSILGKISNSISNVAKKIFPDDEPITADEDFVPPTLAGRKTPEQVQESKKVPLYVYIGADKPRDAQVGIGYGTDTDIRVTGRIDYNLINKKGYQAGAEVELSRIRKNATVYGSRPWKHPLNDKLETRLTYEEEVIDQGEGNFDLSTKTLKAALARNIRKESGWDRSYFVRARVDELETGVDEAALEDLPVEFTSGKPQQKALLFGYGVSKTDTDNAINPTRGMRQYYGVEVGSEQVLSDTDMAIIHAGISGIYSFGEDNKHQVLGRFNTGYIWADDFYEVPYKLRFFAGGDQSIRGYDYESLSPLEKGYLTGGQVLAVGSAEYNYEFRPGFRGALFTDVGNAYDKNFDTETKVGVGVGIRWASPVGVVRVDVAAGVTEDSIPVRLHFFIGSPL
- the coq7 gene encoding 2-polyprenyl-3-methyl-6-methoxy-1,4-benzoquinone monooxygenase, whose translation is MALQPLSKIDHLLLGVDKALRAVVPHSNPSTRPLPVSDDKIPELSITESRHVAGLMRINHTGEVCAQGLYHGQALTAKNDDVRQAMQQSAEEEVDHLVWCETRLDELGSHPSIFTPLWYGMSFALGAVAGAISNEFSLGFVAETEAQVSEHLQDHIGQLPAQDKRSKEILAQMDIEELHHRKLALENGGAALSPLVRHTMRWMANRMKATAYHL
- a CDS encoding MFS transporter: MANQFQLFKRRRFSAMFFTQFLGAFNDNIFKQALILVLTYTAASQIGIEVSILNNLAAMLFILPYFLFSALAGQIADKFEKSQLTRFIKLLELVIMIIAAVGFVFEWYTLLFVALFLMGTHSTFFGPIKYAYLPQAMREDELVGANGLFQMGTSLAILLGMIIAGVLTQLPQSLYWISASVLIVAILGYLSARFIPNMPAMQPNLNINWNIFTTSMATVRYLYSLPFLFFIVLGNSWFWFYGATFLTQTPEFSKVILQGDESVVIFLLTLFSVGVSIGSLLCKSLTKNQVSLRLLPFGIAGLSIFAIDLYFSLSGLNINLDTDTLMGIGELFSIRGSWRVFFDLFFLGFSGGLYIVPLYASMQAYAPKSHRARIVGANNIFNAIFMVTSAIFAILMLNALKLSLPQLFLVTGVLNILFGLFLYLKLNKHIKQAVIQTRDEPIN